The proteins below come from a single Acaryochloris sp. CCMEE 5410 genomic window:
- a CDS encoding sensor histidine kinase KdpD — protein sequence MQVDQPITLSNGSLGLEKLPDRRQSFSTIDLNRHCQDFLDLIIDYLSLPIAWILRRGLGHQLKIEMELDGCVPQDVLTAAHNRTSFKDLLASPNLFSQFALVSTQPGLQHWVYQDWQVYSSCLCQQQGQSLLFVSQSPLTTSERQWIERQILLMSDYFDLHLAFNQQRAALLAKQQHLHQTTHQLGTPLSLITLYADMLQVKTTPQNGQNYLVPLQQAVKQLHHHLQDLVDDEEEDSPLVEPCNLHDLVAENIRALQPHLQSQGMEICYPQMSEVVWIDRWQMLQVFDNLLSNALHFSPQGGRITLTWQRFQTEILIEVRDQGPGLSSEDLCCMFSPYYSRRQGGRGLGLAIAQQIVCRHRGRLWASNLPEGGAQFSISLPQESNN from the coding sequence ATGCAGGTTGATCAACCCATAACTCTAAGCAATGGGTCTTTGGGACTGGAAAAACTTCCAGACCGTCGCCAATCCTTCTCAACCATCGATTTAAATCGGCATTGCCAGGATTTTTTAGATTTAATTATTGATTATTTATCCCTCCCCATCGCTTGGATTTTACGGCGGGGTTTGGGTCATCAGCTTAAGATTGAGATGGAGTTAGACGGTTGTGTACCGCAGGATGTACTCACGGCTGCTCACAACCGCACCTCTTTCAAGGATCTCCTAGCATCCCCGAATCTATTTTCTCAATTTGCTCTTGTATCTACCCAACCCGGTTTACAACACTGGGTTTATCAAGACTGGCAAGTCTACAGTAGCTGCCTTTGTCAGCAGCAGGGGCAGTCCCTTTTATTTGTCTCCCAGTCACCGTTAACGACGTCGGAACGGCAATGGATAGAACGTCAAATTCTGTTAATGAGTGACTATTTTGATCTGCATTTGGCCTTTAATCAACAGCGAGCCGCGCTCTTAGCCAAACAACAGCATCTTCACCAGACCACTCATCAATTGGGGACGCCATTGTCACTCATCACCCTTTATGCTGACATGTTGCAAGTTAAAACAACCCCCCAAAACGGTCAGAACTATCTAGTACCGTTGCAACAGGCCGTTAAACAACTCCATCATCATCTCCAGGATTTGGTGGATGACGAAGAGGAGGACTCCCCCCTTGTTGAACCCTGTAATTTACATGATTTGGTGGCGGAGAATATCCGCGCTCTTCAACCCCACCTGCAAAGTCAGGGCATGGAAATTTGCTATCCACAAATGTCTGAGGTCGTTTGGATAGATCGTTGGCAAATGCTGCAGGTTTTCGACAATCTGCTGAGTAATGCTCTGCATTTTAGTCCCCAAGGAGGTCGGATTACGCTCACTTGGCAGCGATTCCAAACCGAAATCTTGATCGAGGTCAGGGATCAAGGACCGGGATTATCATCGGAAGATTTGTGCTGCATGTTTTCCCCTTATTACTCACGACGGCAAGGGGGACGAGGTTTAGGATTAGCGATCGCACAGCAAATCGTCTGTCGTCATCGGGGTCGGCTGTGGGCATCTAATTTGCCAGAAGGCGGTGCTCAATTTTCGATTAGTTTGCCACAAGAGTCCAACAATTAA
- a CDS encoding DUF4255 domain-containing protein, with the protein MIPAVTQTLAEILSDGTSSITKDQIFFNHPKVEQEMAVGVNLYCYDVRESYPCLPTGLPGEEKSVQDVEAKQTKPLKWFDISFLVSAWDFTALGEQHLLSEVLMLLSRYSFLPLEYLSPVLQGYGRLPMRVSTGRLGDPIELWHALGAPLRPALHVIVTIPFLISDRASTNPNPSRNHWCESTPIK; encoded by the coding sequence ATGATTCCTGCTGTCACTCAAACCTTGGCAGAAATCCTGTCTGACGGAACGTCTTCCATCACGAAGGACCAAATATTTTTCAACCACCCCAAAGTGGAACAGGAGATGGCAGTTGGGGTAAACCTTTACTGTTATGACGTTCGTGAAAGCTATCCTTGCCTCCCAACCGGTTTACCTGGAGAAGAAAAGTCTGTTCAGGATGTAGAAGCAAAACAGACCAAGCCCTTAAAGTGGTTTGATATTTCCTTCTTAGTTAGTGCCTGGGATTTTACTGCTTTAGGAGAGCAACATTTGCTTTCAGAAGTCCTGATGCTTTTATCCCGTTATTCGTTCTTACCCCTCGAATATTTATCTCCAGTTTTGCAAGGCTATGGCCGTTTGCCCATGAGAGTTTCGACTGGACGATTAGGAGACCCGATCGAACTCTGGCATGCCTTGGGTGCTCCCCTGCGTCCGGCGCTACATGTCATCGTTACCATTCCGTTTCTTATATCTGATCGAGCGTCTACTAATCCCAACCCCAGTAGGAATCATTGGTGTGAAAGCACGCCTATAAAGTAG
- a CDS encoding phage tail sheath C-terminal domain-containing protein produces MALDYFAPGVYVEEVDRGSRPIEGVSLSVAGFIGFTEDVRGDAELFQPMMITNWDQYREFFAKPGSDGFTDYDAYLPFAVQGWFLNGGGRCWVTSIGTQLPGSAAPDPEEAGTLLPTFSGRPSLKFSLKLPEDSGDAPALPSGDARIQVAIFESTPKPVDDDEEPPLNSGEYFTVVVRQGGEQLEKYEHLTMNPDVDTAVADYVVTALEESEFVAVANLSQSGQALSRRPANGAFEITPPPQISTPERFPRDLQGQRDDRTGMQGIFEIDEVAMIACPDLMRAYQNGLLDLDQVHGVMEMMVSLCENSFPGPAYRMAVLDPPPVKIGKNDNTAVPPEQQRPQHVAQWLNEFNRRSMFGAIYYPWIKVANPRNGGRPIMVPPCGHMMGIWCRTDESRGVFKAPANDTPRGVIGLAYETNMREQELLNPKGINCIRNFANYNRGFKVWGARTLVEPDNVQWRYISVRRLISYIEKSIEIGTQWVVFEPNDQDLWARITRTVSNFLERLWREGALFGASPSEAFYVKCDGELNTNETIMLGRLYVEVGVCPVRPAEFVIFRISQWAPNQ; encoded by the coding sequence ATGGCCCTGGATTATTTTGCCCCTGGCGTTTACGTCGAAGAAGTTGACCGAGGGAGTCGCCCCATCGAAGGTGTCAGTCTCAGTGTGGCCGGATTTATCGGTTTTACTGAAGACGTACGCGGAGATGCTGAATTGTTCCAGCCGATGATGATCACCAATTGGGATCAATATCGGGAATTCTTTGCCAAACCTGGCTCAGATGGGTTTACGGATTATGACGCCTACTTACCTTTCGCGGTTCAAGGCTGGTTTCTGAATGGGGGTGGGCGCTGCTGGGTAACGAGTATTGGCACCCAATTACCGGGCTCTGCTGCTCCAGATCCAGAAGAAGCCGGAACCTTATTACCCACCTTTAGTGGCCGACCTTCCTTAAAATTTAGCCTTAAACTTCCAGAAGATTCAGGGGATGCTCCTGCACTCCCCTCTGGAGATGCCCGCATACAAGTGGCTATCTTTGAGAGCACGCCCAAGCCAGTGGACGACGATGAAGAGCCTCCGCTCAACTCTGGTGAATACTTTACCGTTGTCGTCAGGCAAGGGGGAGAACAGCTGGAGAAGTATGAACATCTGACCATGAATCCTGATGTTGACACGGCTGTTGCGGACTATGTCGTTACAGCGTTGGAAGAGTCTGAATTCGTCGCAGTTGCGAACCTCTCCCAATCTGGCCAGGCCCTATCTCGTCGCCCAGCTAATGGCGCTTTTGAAATTACCCCTCCACCCCAAATCTCCACCCCTGAAAGATTTCCTCGTGATCTGCAAGGCCAGCGGGATGACCGAACCGGGATGCAAGGAATATTCGAGATTGATGAAGTGGCGATGATTGCCTGTCCTGACCTCATGCGTGCCTATCAAAATGGCCTGCTCGATCTAGATCAGGTTCATGGGGTCATGGAAATGATGGTCAGCCTATGTGAGAATTCCTTCCCTGGACCTGCTTACCGGATGGCTGTCTTAGATCCCCCTCCTGTCAAAATTGGTAAAAATGACAATACCGCGGTTCCCCCAGAGCAACAGCGCCCCCAGCATGTCGCTCAGTGGCTCAATGAGTTTAATCGCCGCTCTATGTTCGGAGCCATCTATTATCCCTGGATCAAAGTCGCAAATCCACGCAATGGTGGACGCCCCATCATGGTGCCACCCTGCGGGCATATGATGGGAATTTGGTGCCGGACAGATGAATCCAGAGGTGTGTTTAAAGCGCCTGCGAATGATACCCCAAGAGGCGTTATTGGTTTAGCCTATGAAACCAATATGCGGGAGCAGGAACTCTTAAACCCCAAAGGGATCAACTGTATTCGCAACTTTGCCAATTACAATCGTGGCTTTAAGGTTTGGGGTGCCCGCACTTTGGTGGAGCCTGATAACGTCCAATGGCGGTATATCAGTGTCCGTCGTCTGATCAGCTATATCGAAAAATCCATTGAAATTGGCACCCAGTGGGTCGTTTTTGAGCCCAATGATCAGGATCTATGGGCACGGATTACTCGAACCGTTAGCAATTTCCTAGAACGGCTTTGGCGAGAAGGAGCATTATTCGGCGCTTCTCCCTCCGAAGCATTCTATGTCAAATGCGATGGTGAATTGAATACCAATGAAACCATTATGCTAGGTCGTCTTTATGTCGAAGTAGGAGTTTGTCCGGTTCGGCCAGCGGAATTCGTGATCTTCCGCATCAGCCAGTGGGCTCCAAATCAATAA